Proteins from a single region of Sandaracinaceae bacterium:
- a CDS encoding DUF2236 domain-containing protein, translating into MPISLSELQANVRSQKTLIPGLYGGVDFDQVPERFTRDLGVKSMLAEPFATKYRAKVLADAGAVDRMQAYTMLGDTVADAYAALLPTYGFRGLVDMLSLACEKGLDAVQDPPAELVRFIESMERRPDWIDPKLSAQGARATRVTMAILAPFVIRGAFIATFMNKYSGLPMALTGALSEDSAVQRVKETASFFTTACLPNALDRFGSGFRAAAMVRLMHSMVRASLLMRAGRWDSTVFGIPIPQVDQMPAGTMPAFVTAYQAVREKRGFTKRERAIVELCRHQCFLLGLPDDLLLETPKDIFEAMLVYSATLRDGYDDATNGELVRATMAAYLPSERNLPGRVFDTVERSVSKVFFRHTFRVPDDKLTQMQVIPSRVDYAVFAAFQGFAVPTLFAHMAAERVPLVERAADRWLVQRLDELLVSYGHAEYTTNPTQHAVARGDGGRPSGHENAHGHAPAGAMRPAVA; encoded by the coding sequence ATGCCCATCTCCCTATCCGAACTGCAGGCCAACGTCCGTTCTCAGAAGACGCTCATCCCCGGCCTCTACGGCGGAGTGGACTTCGACCAGGTGCCCGAGCGCTTCACCCGCGACCTCGGGGTGAAGAGCATGCTGGCCGAACCCTTCGCCACCAAGTACCGCGCGAAGGTGCTCGCGGACGCGGGGGCGGTCGATCGCATGCAGGCCTACACCATGCTGGGGGACACCGTCGCGGACGCTTACGCGGCGCTGCTCCCCACCTACGGCTTCCGGGGCTTGGTGGACATGCTCTCGCTCGCCTGCGAGAAGGGCCTGGACGCGGTGCAGGATCCGCCCGCCGAATTGGTGCGGTTCATCGAGTCCATGGAGCGCCGCCCCGACTGGATCGATCCGAAGCTCAGCGCGCAGGGCGCTCGGGCAACGCGCGTGACGATGGCCATCCTGGCCCCCTTCGTCATCCGAGGGGCGTTCATCGCAACGTTCATGAACAAGTACTCCGGGCTGCCCATGGCGCTCACGGGCGCGCTCTCCGAGGACTCCGCCGTGCAGCGTGTGAAGGAGACCGCCAGCTTCTTCACGACCGCTTGTCTGCCAAACGCGCTGGACCGCTTCGGCTCGGGCTTCCGCGCGGCCGCCATGGTGCGCCTCATGCATTCCATGGTGCGCGCCAGTCTGCTGATGCGCGCTGGGCGCTGGGACTCGACGGTGTTCGGTATCCCCATTCCGCAAGTGGACCAGATGCCCGCGGGGACCATGCCGGCGTTCGTGACCGCGTACCAAGCGGTGCGCGAGAAGCGCGGCTTCACCAAGCGCGAGCGGGCCATCGTCGAGCTGTGCCGGCACCAGTGCTTTCTGCTGGGGCTCCCGGACGACCTGCTGCTCGAGACGCCGAAGGACATCTTCGAGGCCATGCTGGTGTACTCGGCGACGCTGCGCGACGGATACGACGATGCGACCAACGGAGAGCTCGTGCGCGCGACGATGGCGGCCTACCTGCCGAGCGAGCGAAACCTCCCAGGGCGCGTGTTCGACACCGTGGAGCGCAGCGTCTCGAAGGTCTTCTTCCGTCACACGTTCCGGGTGCCAGACGACAAGCTCACCCAAATGCAGGTCATCCCGAGCCGCGTCGACTACGCCGTGTTCGCGGCGTTCCAGGGCTTCGCGGTGCCCACGCTGTTCGCGCACATGGCGGCAGAGCGCGTGCCGCTCGTGGAGCGCGCAGCCGACCGCTGGCTGGTGCAGCGCCTCGACGAGCTCCTAGTGAGCTACGGGCACGCGGAGTACACCACCAACCCCACCCAACACGCCGTGGCGCGGGGGGACGGCGGGCGACCGAGCGGCCACGAGAACGCCCACGGGCACGCGCCAGCCGGGGCGATGCGCCCGGCCGTCGCGTAG
- a CDS encoding protein kinase produces MATKICPVCKNEYEGGEVFCPIDGARVVTHTQMESGDIPDDPLIGQMLDKYKVIRQIGEGGMGLVYEGIHTVIEKRVAIKLLRDDFSSRPEVVARFRQEAKSASRIGHEHIVDISDFGETPQGASYFIMEYLEGEDLANVLEREGVLAVPRAIAIVSQCCRALGAAHSKGIVHRDMKPENIFLVSRHDNADFVKIVDFGIAKMSDIETEGEPGRKLTKTGMIFGTPEYMSPEQAAGKHLDHRVDVYAMGVILFECVTGRVPFVGDSFMGILTQHMFEEPPALQEVNQHVECSAELEMVIYKALAKAPEDRYQDMPALLEALEAASEGRVAKSTLAGYGEPVKAPRKPPRSLAPGRVSSPTMAEPQPSRLPMILAIAVVLAAGGGVAAWFLSQRPVVVAQNPDMRPTPDAVVPDAGSPTSPGGSTPDTDTGADATQDDAGAPTGPSMTIIHVETRPDGASVQVANTEQICGPTPCDLEVVSGVPIVLQARHGLSVGDLEITPEGSRTTVQMALVRRTGAGRPPAGMTANGDTRMTDTQTTTMMGGGDLKVPDIFR; encoded by the coding sequence ATGGCCACCAAGATCTGCCCAGTCTGCAAGAACGAGTACGAAGGCGGCGAGGTCTTCTGCCCGATCGACGGCGCCCGCGTCGTCACGCACACGCAGATGGAGTCGGGGGACATCCCGGATGATCCGCTCATCGGGCAGATGCTCGACAAGTACAAGGTCATCCGACAGATCGGCGAGGGCGGCATGGGCCTCGTCTACGAAGGCATCCACACCGTCATCGAGAAGCGGGTGGCCATCAAGCTGCTGCGCGACGACTTCTCGAGCCGGCCCGAGGTGGTCGCGCGCTTCCGCCAAGAGGCCAAGAGCGCCTCGCGCATTGGCCACGAGCACATCGTCGACATCAGCGACTTCGGCGAGACCCCGCAGGGCGCGAGCTACTTCATCATGGAGTACCTCGAGGGCGAGGACCTCGCGAACGTCCTCGAGCGCGAGGGCGTGCTCGCCGTGCCGCGCGCCATCGCCATCGTCAGCCAGTGCTGCCGCGCGCTGGGGGCGGCGCACAGCAAGGGCATCGTCCACCGCGACATGAAGCCCGAGAACATCTTCTTGGTGTCGCGCCACGACAACGCGGACTTCGTGAAGATCGTGGACTTCGGCATCGCCAAGATGTCCGACATCGAGACCGAGGGAGAGCCCGGCCGCAAGCTCACCAAGACGGGCATGATCTTCGGCACGCCCGAATACATGTCCCCCGAGCAGGCCGCCGGAAAGCACCTGGACCACCGCGTGGACGTGTACGCCATGGGCGTCATCCTGTTCGAGTGCGTCACGGGCCGCGTGCCGTTCGTGGGCGACTCGTTCATGGGCATCCTCACGCAGCACATGTTCGAGGAGCCCCCAGCGCTGCAGGAGGTCAACCAGCACGTCGAGTGCAGCGCCGAGCTCGAGATGGTCATCTACAAGGCGCTCGCCAAGGCGCCCGAGGACCGCTACCAGGACATGCCCGCGCTGCTCGAGGCCCTCGAGGCGGCGTCCGAAGGGCGCGTCGCAAAGTCCACGCTTGCGGGCTACGGCGAGCCGGTCAAGGCCCCGCGCAAGCCCCCGCGCTCCCTCGCCCCAGGGCGGGTGTCGTCTCCGACCATGGCGGAGCCGCAGCCCAGCCGACTGCCCATGATCCTGGCCATCGCCGTGGTGCTCGCGGCGGGAGGCGGGGTGGCGGCCTGGTTCCTGAGCCAGAGGCCGGTCGTCGTGGCGCAGAACCCCGACATGCGCCCGACCCCGGACGCGGTCGTGCCGGACGCGGGCAGTCCCACGAGTCCCGGCGGAAGCACGCCCGATACGGACACGGGTGCGGACGCCACGCAGGACGACGCAGGCGCCCCAACAGGTCCGTCCATGACCATCATCCACGTCGAGACGCGTCCTGACGGGGCCAGCGTTCAGGTGGCCAACACCGAGCAGATCTGCGGGCCCACGCCCTGCGACCTGGAGGTCGTGTCGGGCGTGCCCATCGTGCTCCAGGCTCGCCACGGGCTCTCGGTCGGGGACCTCGAGATCACGCCCGAGGGCAGTCGCACCACGGTGCAGATGGCGCTCGTGCGTCGCACTGGCGCGGGGCGACCGCCGGCTGGCATGACGGCGAACGGTGACACCCGCATGACCGACACCCAGACCACCACCATGATGGGTGGTGGCGACCTGAAGGTGCCGGACATCTTCCGCTGA